The genomic region TAGATAATTCAGTTGCTTGAGTCGTGTTTTAAACTCAATCACTAACTCATTATTCAGCCGTAATTGGCATTTAAAGCCCTTATCGGCAATCTTAATCATTAGGTCAGAAACAAAACTTGTCGTCTGCGATGCGGCCTCTGAGAAGTCTATAATTGATTCCTCTTCGATTTTATATCCATCGTATTTGATATAAGACGTGTTTGGATCAAAAGCAGACAAAGCAGCGTATTGCATTTGAGCTAGTTGTGTTTTGAAGCCAACTAGCTCTCCACCGATACGAAAGTAAGTAGCAGTTTTAGGTTCAACAGATATTGTGCGTGCCATGATAGTTAGCCTTTATTAGAAGTAGGATAACAGGCCGGAATGAGAGATTTTAAATCCCTCTGTTTAACCGAATTGTCAAAGAACTAACTGTTAGTCTAAAGCTTTTCACTTCTAAGGGGCCGTTATTGTTTCGGGCCATAAGACCTTACCAACAACCATCCTACTCACCCGTGTGAGCAACTAACTAACCAACCGAAGGTCAGTTTAACTACTTATCGGCTGTTTGTCAACTAGGGGTGCAGGTCATTTAGTGCAATAATTAATATTAATTTCCTCTTAACCTATTCTTAACAGTTTCTTAACAATGTATCCTGCAATCGCAACTAGTGTGACATATATAAGCACTGTGACATACTAATGCTCTATATCATGATAATGTCATGACACAATAATGGTATGACACTGCTATGTCATGACTTCTATATGTCATGACATCAATATGTCAGTGACATAATAATGCACTATGACAAGGTTATGTCATGACATAATTATGTGTGTGACACAATAATGTCATTGACATAAATATGTCACTGTCATAAAAATGTCACTGCCCTACGTATGTCATTGACAAAAGAATGTCATTTTGCAGTGCCCCCACCTATTCATACTTGAAAATAAATAATTTTAATAGTGTACATTTGTTCAAAAACCTTATACAATATCTTTTTTAAGTGAACAAACAATTCCTCACCTATGTATATACTAATAAGGACGTTACGAAAGCTCTAGAAAAAATAAGAAAACCTCAGAAAATAAGATAAACATGCCACCTAAAGGATATTTAACACCTGACGAAATTAGGAACGGCATAGAAGAAGAAAAAAGTCTAAATGGCACCTTAGAAATTCTAAGTAAAATAAAGCCTGATGAAGTTCTCTCCAGTGATTCAGAACAAACTCAGCATTATATAAGGAAATACCAAGGTTTATTAAATGACTTAATAGTTCTAAGAAAAGGTTATTTTCTACGTGCTTCACAAGCCATTATGGATAAACAATTAAGTCAGATGAAGCAGATACTTGTTATATTACAAGGTGCTAGTCCTTACTTAATTTATCTAGACGAACAGAAACAAAAACTATTAAATCAGCTATTCGGCGAAATACTTGTATTGGCACCTGGAGATAAGCTGAAATACCCTGAAAGTCAGTTTGATGAGTTAATAATTAACTTAAACGAGAGTACGCTTTCCTCCAGTGGTGTGAACCATATAACTAATATGGCGACAACTCTGAAGAAGAGACGTTATGATAAAACTCGTAATATAGAAAACATTTTAAAAACTTTTGATCGTGAAGATATAAGAGATTTCGATCATGAAATATCTGTAAAACAACAATTGGTGCAGTTGGCGACTTTGGATGCATTAATTGGAGCTAATGGAGAAAACTATGAGGAATTAGTTGATTCTATTAGAGAAATGGTTAAAGATCCTAAGCAATTGATTCAAGTAATTAAATCATTAACGCCTAAAGCACCTTCTGTTGATGTCAAAACGATAAATAACTTTGAAGCTACATCAGGACCACTACTCATTCAAACGAATGTAAGTAGTAATTAACTAGAAGGGCAGTTTTGATATGCGTGTTTTGTTAATGCAAGGTGATGTAACTGGTGGAATTAGTAACGCTATTAAATCAACGGAAGGTAAAAGTGAGGGCACTTATATAGCCGTACTAATTCTCCTATTCACATTAATTTTATTGTGTGGATTTGGGTATGTTATGGGAAAGTGGATACCAAATTTCATTAGTACATTTAAAGAAACCATGGATGATCAAAGAAAGCATGACGCTGAACAGAGAGATAAAGAGCGTGATTTGTTTCTAAAACAAATTGAACATGAAAGATCTAGAAGTGATATTACTGGTACAACAGAAAGAGCTTATTTTAAGCAAATGTTGACCGAATTGTGCGAAAATAATACTCAATGTACTCATAAATTAACTGAGGCCATTGATAAATTAGACAAAAGATTGGATGGAAATAAAAATGCTTGAATGGCTTTCTAATCTAGATTTAAGCACAAAATTAATCATCGGCCTGATTGCCTATGTGTTTTTTCCCCAGTTATGGCCGAAAATTAAGGAATGGCTTGGAGATTTAAACTTAAAGTCTAATAATCCTAATCAATCTGAATTAATTTCAAGACTAGAAGAAACTGATAATTTAAGCCCGGATGCTATAAGACTATTAACTTGGTTGGAACTTTATCAGACAAGTGAAAAAGTTGTTGATCCTAAGCTTAAAAAAGCATTATTAGAGCTTCCAGCCCTTTTAGTTGAGAAAAAAGATGTTTAATAATTTGGATAAAAACAGAAAAATAGCTTTAATTTTAGCTGTTTTGCTCTTTGGTTTTAATCAATCTGGAGTAAATCTTGACGATTTAAAAGATTTAGTAAAAACTCCTGATGAAGTAAAAACACCTGATGAATTACCTAAGCCATTGGAAGCAGATATTACCTTAACGGCCCCTTTAACTGAATTATTTGTTAAAGATAAAGTAATGGCAATGGAATGTGCATATTTTTATATGTCATTTGCCGATGTAGTTACTAGAAATCCGAGGAATTTCCTCCAGAATAATGCTGATTTTAAGGTTTATAATGAAACAGCACTAGATATGATGTATGAAAACAGTAACCTAAAAGGCTCTATCCCAGGACTGGGAGAAAAAATTGACGAAATTTTAGCTTCTAGAATGGGATTAAATCCTGAAGATAAAGTTGATCATAAAACTTTAGGTGCATTACTTTACGCAATAGGTTGGACAGCATACAATGCCTTTTGAACAGCTATTTAAAGATTATCTAAGCCGAAAAATTGATGGTGTATTTCTTGATACGCCTGATTTCTCAGCTGATGTTAGAAAACTAGTAAAATACTCGCGGGATGAGTTTTTTGCTAATGCTGAACAATCACCTTATTTCGGCGATCGTGTTGATTATATTAGTGAATTTGCCAATAAAGAAGGAGTAGCATTACCTTTTTCCCCAGTATTGGACGTAGATAAAGATTCTTTTTCACATGTTCAAAAAACTGGAGATTGTTATTCTCATGCAACTAAGTCTATGCTGGACATTAATCGTAAGAATGAACGATTAAATGGTTACGAATCAGCCTTTATTGAAGAATCAGCTACCTGTTTAATTTATGCTTTACGTGGCCGCCGTGGTGAAGGAATGACCCTTTATGAGGTAATAAATGCCTTAAAAGGTGGAATTATTCTTGAAAAACTCTATGAATTGAATGGTAAAACATTTGATTTAAGAGAATATGATAACTATTGGCGTCTAGGAGCACAAAATTGGGTAAATAATGTTCCTAGAGAAATATTACAAGAAGCTGCAAAGTTTCCGATTAAAAATGTGGTTACGGTTTCTTCTATGGAAGAAATCAGAGCAGGCTTATTTGCTGGGCGTGCTTTTTCTTGTGGTAGCTCTATTAATCCTTCAACAACTCGTAATGAATATGGTATCTGTACATTACAAAGAAGTCCCATAGCTCATGCAATGCTTATTTGTGGTGTAGATACTAGAAAGAAATATCATCGAGAGAATTTATATTTGTGGGATAATAGTTGGCCCCCTAATTTTTACAGAGGCAATACCCCTATTCATGGAGAAGAATTTGGAATTAAATTACCACCATGTTGTTATCTTTTATCAGAAAGCGATACGTGGCGTGCCGTAAAAGAGAAAGGTACATTAACCGCGTCAACTATAGAAGGTTTTCCACCATTAAAACTACCAAATCTTGGTACAACAGGAAGAATTTAAAATGAAAAAGATTATTTTTGCCTTAATGGCCACAGCGTTATTTGTTGGTTGCGAAGCAATTAATGTAAAACAGGTTGATTTAGATAAATTTGAAAATACAAAAGCTAAAATTGCTCATGCTTTAGCCCTAAAACTTAATGAAGATCAGGTTGATCAAGTTAAGTTTGAAGATACTTATTTATGTCAATATTTTAGCAATTGTCCTGGAGGAATCTGTTATCCTAATGCACGTGCAAATGCTTTTAGAGCTAATCTTGGACGAGTTATTCGTCCAGCTTATCCAGAAATAATTGTTTATCCTCCAGTAGTTAATCCTCCTGTAGCAGAAACAATTGAAGCACCTTTAGAAGAACAATCTTCTGAAGAACCAATTAAAGATGGTTCTGTGGTAGTTCCCTCCAGTAGTGGAACTCAATGTACAAATCCTAATTGTACAAATCCTAATTGTCCATGTGGACCTAATTGTGATTGTAATGCTTATAGCAATAGTTACCAAAGTTATGGAAGTAATGGTAGTTATTCAGGTTATTCATATCCTGGAACGGTAACTTATAGTTATCAATCTAATTATGGATCGACTGGAAGTTATTCTTCAGCTTATAATAAACCTTATGGAATGACTTATTCTTCAAATTATTCTACGCCAGTACGTATGAGAGGGCAATTAGTTGAAGGTCAACCATTAAGAAATGTAGTTCGTAGTCTTCTATTTTGGCGTTAATATGTCTGAAGTATTAGATCAAGCAAAAATAGGTTGGGGTGAATTTGTTGATCCCCATGATAGGTCTAAAGGTAAAAATTTTCCATTACATAATTTACAATCTAAGGTTTATTTATCTGATCATAGATTTACAGCAGCAATAGCTGGTACTGGTGGTGGAAAAACAGTTACTGGTCCTTTATGGATTGCTAGACAAATTGAAAGATTTAAAAAAGTAAATCCACATAGACCTATTTTAGGAATGGTCATTGCCCCAACCTATAAAGTTTTATCAAGAGCAACAGTTCCAACATTAATTAATACTTTTAAAGATACACCATTAGAAGGTATTTATAAAGAATCAAGAAGTTATTATGAATTACCTAAAATTAATGGTGTTGATGGTGGAATAATTTGGTGTCAAGGTGCTGATAATCCTGGAGGATTAGAAGGCGGTCAATTTGATTTTATTTGGGGTGATGAAGCTGGACAATTTAAATATAATGTTTGGATTGCTATTCAAGGTAGAACTGGTTTAAAACGCTCCCCAATATTACTAACAACAACTCCTTATGGTAAAAATTGGCTTTATCATCATTTTTATAAAGCTTATAAAGAAGGAAATCCTGATTATTATGTAGTGCAATGGCCTTCTAATGCTAATCCAGCTTATTCAACTGAAGAGTATGAACGTGCTAAATCAGTAATGAGTGGTGAATTAGGAACTATGCGTTATGATGGTGAATTTTCAGGAATTGCAGGGCTTGTTTATCGTGATATTGGGAACTGTTTTACTACGTTGTCTCCTAGTGAATTAAGTACATTATTAAGTAAACCTGGAACTTTTCATGGTGGAATTGACTTTGGATGGAATGATCCATTTTGTGCTTTAAGTGGGTTTTTAGAAAAAGAACGTGATATTTTATGGGTATGGTTTGAAAGATATAAATCTAAAACACCTATAGAAGTACATGCCGATAAGTTACCTAAATTTGTTGATCGTTCTATTAAATGGTATTGTGATCATAATCCTGAATTAATTCAGAAATTGAAAAGAGGTGGGCATTTAGTTGCTAAAGCTGAAAAAAATATTTTGGCTGGAATAAATGCTGTAAATCATCGTATTTATACTGATAGATTAAAAATTGTATCAAATCGTTGTAAAGCAGTTGTTGCTGAAAGCGAAATGTATAAATATCCTGATGAAGAAGATAAAATGGGTGGTGACGTTCCAATAGATGATTTTAATCATGCTATGGATGCTTTACGTTATATGATTATGGGTATTGATAGAAAGAGAGCAGCATAATGTTTGAACGAATTGAAAAATTAGCTTTACGGGCACATTTTCGTCGCCAAATGAATAAAGCTGAACGAGCAAAAGAAACAAATATTCGAAAAATTTATTCTGGTTTATTAGCTGATGGCGATCATTTTGAAGTGGCTTATGAAACACTTAAAAGTGAAAATGTCGTTTTTGGATCAGATGAACCACGACGGCCTTTTTTGGAAATTTTGCAGTTACTTATTGATAATAGCGATAAGATTCTTGAAATTCTTATTCGTTTATTGCCATATATTATTACTAGTATGCCATTTAGCCAAGAAGAAGAGGAAGCGTTTTTAGCTTCAATGCAAAAAGATGAATAATCTAGAGCATGAAGGTGATGAATTTTTTGATGAAGAAAAAGTAACTAATCGTGAAGATGTAACTGCTTTTAATCGCCTTGAACAAGAAGCTAAAAAATTGCTTCTTTTAGGTGCAAGAGATAAGTTACAAGAACAATGGTTACAACTTGATAACCCACTATTATGGGATGGCGAAATTGACTGATTCATTATTTAAAGGTGGCATTTTTGATACCATTATTGATTATGTAGAGGAAAATGGTTCTTTACCTAGTTATAATGATTATTATGGAAATACTTTAACACCAGGCCCAATAGGTTTGGTGAAACAGTATAAAGACATAGTTTATGCTTGTGCTAATATCAATGCTAATGCTGTTGCATTGAAATCTTTAAAGCTTTATGTAACAACTGATAAAACACAAGCAGAAACTGTATTAAAGAAAGCACCTTTAGAAAATAAAGAAGAAAAACGTGTACGTGAGCAATATAAGATTCGTCAAAACGTACAATTAGAAGAAGTCATTGATCATCCTGTTTTAGATTTGTTTAGCAAGCCATTAGGAAATTCAGCTTTATTAAATGAATATAAGTTATTCAATTTTACACAACTTTATCAGGAAATAACAGGTGCGGCATATTGGTGGATTATTAGTCATCCAGTACTTAATATTCCAGCTCGCATCTGGTTATTTCCTACACATCATCTTTCCCCAGTAAGCGAGGCAGGTGATAGTAAACCAATTAGTTATTATCAATATAATGGACCTGATGAAAAATTAAGAAATCGTAAATTTTCAGTTAATGAAATTATTCCATTTTTATCTCCTAATTTATATGATCCTTATGCATCAGGTTATTCTCCAGGATTAGCTGCTTATTCAAATTCATTAGTTTTAGATAAACTAATGTCAATGACAACAAAGTTTTTAGATAATCAAGCACGTCCTGATATTGTAGTAATGCCTAAAGAAGCAATTGGTAGTGAAATTGCTGAAAGGTGGGAACGAAGTTTAAATTTAAAATTTAAATATGGACGTAATGGAGGTTATTACGTCTTAGATGAACCTGCAAATATTGAAATTTTAAATTTTAAACCTAATGATTATGCCAGATTAGATTTACAAAAAAATAATAAAAATAATATTTGTAATATATTTGGTGTACCCATTGCTCTAATTGATTCAGAAGCGATCAGTGAAAAAACATTAGAAGCAGCATTAAAACAACATGCAATGCAAGCTGTTGCTCCTAGATTAAGAGCTAATACAGATTTATTAAATGTAACATTACTTCCATATTATGATCAATCTGGAAGATTATTTTTAGGTTATGAAGACCCTGTACCTGAAAATAGAGAAGAAAAATTACAAGAAAATGTTCAATTAGTAATGAATGGAATTAAAACTCCTAATGAAGCACGTAAAGATTATAATTTACCTCCAAGAGAAGATGGAGATATTTTACGATCAATTAATGTTGCTGGTTCAGGAAGTTTTCAACGAGAAGATCAACGTAAATCAGGCGTAGCAGAAAAGTAATGGCTAAATCAGTTACTGTTGATTTAAAATACGACGATAATCTTGTTAAATTAGTTATAGAATCAGCCCAAAAAGGTGTTAGTCAAGGTAATAAATTTTATCGTCGAAAATTACAACAAGAATTTCAAAGTGCTCCATGGGGTACA from Sphingobacteriaceae bacterium harbors:
- a CDS encoding phage portal protein, which translates into the protein MTDSLFKGGIFDTIIDYVEENGSLPSYNDYYGNTLTPGPIGLVKQYKDIVYACANINANAVALKSLKLYVTTDKTQAETVLKKAPLENKEEKRVREQYKIRQNVQLEEVIDHPVLDLFSKPLGNSALLNEYKLFNFTQLYQEITGAAYWWIISHPVLNIPARIWLFPTHHLSPVSEAGDSKPISYYQYNGPDEKLRNRKFSVNEIIPFLSPNLYDPYASGYSPGLAAYSNSLVLDKLMSMTTKFLDNQARPDIVVMPKEAIGSEIAERWERSLNLKFKYGRNGGYYVLDEPANIEILNFKPNDYARLDLQKNNKNNICNIFGVPIALIDSEAISEKTLEAALKQHAMQAVAPRLRANTDLLNVTLLPYYDQSGRLFLGYEDPVPENREEKLQENVQLVMNGIKTPNEARKDYNLPPREDGDILRSINVAGSGSFQREDQRKSGVAEK